In Candidatus Chlorohelix allophototropha, one DNA window encodes the following:
- the murI gene encoding glutamate racemase, giving the protein MANAGDPIGIMDSGVGGLSVLREIRKLLPYEDLLYYADSANCPYGIRSPEEIRDLTQRVATILLQRGAKALVIACNTASTHSVAFLRQLLPHIPIVGMVPAVKPAANSTRSGVVGVLATDATSRAPALQDVIERFASDIQVLISAPPGLVELVESGKTESTETSTLLKNHLDPLVAQGADAVVLGCTHFPFLRPLIESLYGDKLLIIDSGEAVANQTYRVLDANHLLNLKSTPGSLSIFTSGDTQQVGLITQKLLKMDSVPTVKFAIKI; this is encoded by the coding sequence ATGGCGAATGCTGGCGACCCAATAGGAATAATGGATTCGGGGGTAGGCGGTCTTTCCGTATTACGAGAAATCCGAAAGCTTTTACCTTATGAGGATTTGCTCTATTATGCCGATAGCGCCAATTGCCCCTATGGAATCCGCTCTCCAGAAGAGATTCGCGACCTTACACAAAGGGTAGCAACTATTCTGCTACAAAGGGGCGCAAAGGCGCTGGTAATAGCTTGTAACACTGCCAGCACCCATTCTGTAGCGTTCTTGCGGCAGCTTTTGCCCCACATACCGATTGTGGGGATGGTTCCGGCGGTGAAACCTGCCGCCAATTCCACCCGTAGTGGTGTTGTCGGGGTGCTTGCCACCGATGCTACCAGTCGTGCTCCGGCTTTACAAGATGTAATTGAACGCTTTGCAAGTGATATACAGGTCTTGATAAGCGCGCCCCCCGGTTTGGTTGAGCTAGTAGAGTCTGGTAAAACCGAGTCAACCGAGACAAGCACCCTTCTAAAAAACCATCTTGATCCGCTTGTAGCACAAGGCGCGGATGCTGTGGTACTGGGCTGTACCCATTTTCCATTTTTGCGCCCGCTGATTGAGTCTCTCTATGGCGATAAACTTCTGATTATTGACAGTGGAGAAGCAGTCGCCAATCAAACTTATCGGGTATTGGATGCCAATCATTTGCTCAATTTGAAATCTACGCCCGGTAGTCTTTCTATTTTTACCAGTGGAGATACCCAACAGGTAGGTTTAATCACCCAAAAGTTATTGAAAATGGATTCTGTACCGACTGTCAAATTTGCTATCAAAATTTAA
- a CDS encoding response regulator: MNESQDISNSPDNLTRHKQAELEKSRLRFRIAISNELRISAARIAHLCETLLTFEDDPSLLFAISDLHNIRDASKHLQQQIRSGLNPQTMMTNPPDLGLLRHELRNPLNQIIGYSEMLEEEAEDRGALQWIEEFQRLQIAANQTLLLINDNLTQARFDCVDPDTDLRAFGTNRLDRTTGKLEIKQPGNILLVDDSAMNRDMLSRRLRRQGYNVQLASDGLEALEKAKKGIFDLILLDIVMPEMDGYQTLEKLKSNPALSDIPVLMISALDDTESIVKCIEMGAVDYLPKPFDPVILKARIGSSLEKKRLRDQEVEYLRQVAKITTAAAAVENNNYRHEYLNEIASREDELGQLARVFQKMAHEIYAREERLRQLVEELKIEVDEAKKARQVAAITENDYFQKLKERAQELRERNSRAIEEN; this comes from the coding sequence ATGAATGAATCACAAGATATCAGCAATAGCCCTGACAATTTAACAAGGCACAAGCAAGCAGAACTCGAAAAGAGCAGATTGCGCTTTCGGATTGCAATTTCAAACGAACTCCGCATATCGGCTGCTCGGATTGCACATTTGTGTGAGACATTACTTACTTTCGAGGATGACCCTAGCCTGCTATTTGCAATTTCAGATTTGCATAATATTCGCGATGCCAGTAAACATTTGCAGCAACAAATCAGAAGTGGGCTAAATCCACAAACAATGATGACTAATCCTCCCGATTTAGGGTTATTAAGGCACGAACTACGAAATCCCCTCAATCAGATAATCGGCTACAGTGAAATGCTGGAAGAAGAAGCCGAAGACCGGGGTGCTTTGCAGTGGATTGAGGAGTTCCAGCGGTTACAGATAGCCGCTAATCAAACGCTTTTGCTGATAAATGACAATCTTACCCAAGCTCGTTTCGATTGTGTTGATCCTGACACTGACTTACGCGCTTTCGGTACAAACAGGTTAGATAGAACCACCGGAAAGCTAGAAATTAAGCAACCCGGTAATATACTGTTGGTGGACGACAGCGCAATGAACCGTGATATGCTATCCAGAAGGCTAAGGCGGCAAGGTTATAACGTGCAACTGGCTTCTGATGGCTTGGAAGCCCTTGAAAAAGCTAAGAAAGGTATCTTTGACCTTATATTGCTCGATATTGTAATGCCGGAAATGGATGGTTATCAAACACTCGAAAAACTAAAGTCTAATCCTGCCCTTAGCGATATTCCGGTGCTAATGATTTCCGCCCTTGATGACACTGAAAGCATTGTAAAATGCATTGAAATGGGCGCAGTTGATTATCTTCCAAAGCCTTTTGACCCGGTGATTTTAAAAGCGCGCATTGGCTCTAGTCTCGAAAAGAAACGCTTGCGAGATCAGGAAGTGGAATACTTGAGACAAGTAGCAAAAATCACTACGGCTGCGGCTGCCGTTGAAAATAACAATTACAGGCACGAGTATCTGAACGAAATAGCCAGCCGAGAAGATGAACTAGGGCAACTTGCCAGAGTTTTCCAGAAAATGGCGCATGAAATTTATGCGCGTGAAGAACGGCTACGCCAATTGGTGGAAGAACTAAAAATCGAAGTGGATGAGGCAAAAAAAGCGCGACAAGTGGCAGCAATTACAGAAAATGATTACTTTCAAAAATTGAAAGAGCGGGCGCAAGAATTAAGGGAAAGAAACAGTAGGGCAATCGAGGAAAACTAG
- a CDS encoding phosphoglycerate mutase family protein: protein MLKYIYYHRHGQTSISAVNGSYGNNQYRVMLTERGIQESVMLGHGLAQHAPFGLYLTSPLPRAVQTATLVSRQIGQVEMKGEPALSEPINEQPREVWKRVTNLAEELLKSPHQKVLLSTHGYIFYCLTTYFKGMELGDLKHFVNPPTGAFAWVALEKGKVVEANWECKDHLETREHLPVL, encoded by the coding sequence TTGTTGAAGTATATTTATTACCACAGACACGGACAAACCAGCATTTCAGCAGTAAACGGCTCATACGGCAATAATCAATATCGGGTTATGCTGACCGAACGCGGAATACAAGAGTCGGTGATGTTGGGGCATGGGTTGGCGCAACATGCCCCGTTCGGGCTTTACCTTACTTCCCCTCTGCCGCGGGCGGTGCAAACTGCCACGTTGGTAAGTCGCCAGATCGGGCAAGTCGAAATGAAAGGCGAACCCGCGCTGAGCGAACCAATCAATGAGCAACCGCGTGAAGTTTGGAAGCGCGTAACCAATCTGGCAGAAGAGTTGTTAAAAAGCCCTCACCAAAAAGTGCTGCTTTCCACTCATGGCTATATCTTCTATTGCCTTACCACCTACTTCAAGGGCATGGAGTTGGGCGACCTGAAACACTTCGTCAATCCTCCTACAGGAGCTTTTGCATGGGTTGCGTTGGAAAAGGGCAAAGTGGTAGAGGCTAACTGGGAGTGCAAAGATCATCTGGAAACGCGCGAACATTTACCGGTGCTTTAA
- a CDS encoding gamma-glutamyl-gamma-aminobutyrate hydrolase family protein — MTLNYYAEISPLIGIPCGRMLQPNGTYRHAISNTYIEAVIAAGGAPVLIPASSNTTALYAIYRRLDGLLLSGGDDINPVRYGEELNGSEAMDDLRDETELWLTQQAVEDGLPILGICRGQQVLNVALGGTLYQDISSQIPGEPLDHRLSFHKQQRDYIAHPVTLEQDCRLAQMLGTTHLEVNTLHHQAVKTPGKGLRVVGIAPDGVAEALETEDASRWIFSVQSHPEELWRKHSWASVLLSEFVVVARQRAGSLAGF; from the coding sequence ATGACGCTCAACTATTATGCCGAAATTTCACCGCTAATCGGTATTCCCTGCGGTCGTATGTTGCAACCGAATGGCACATATCGGCATGCTATCAGCAACACCTATATTGAGGCAGTGATCGCCGCCGGGGGTGCGCCTGTTCTAATCCCTGCTAGCTCTAATACCACTGCACTCTATGCGATTTATCGCAGACTAGATGGTTTGCTACTTTCAGGAGGCGATGATATAAATCCGGTTCGTTATGGCGAAGAACTGAATGGCTCGGAAGCAATGGACGATTTGCGTGACGAGACGGAACTCTGGCTTACCCAACAGGCAGTTGAGGATGGCTTGCCGATACTCGGTATTTGCCGGGGGCAGCAGGTTTTGAATGTTGCTTTAGGTGGCACGCTTTATCAGGATATATCCTCTCAAATTCCGGGTGAACCGCTTGACCATCGCCTGAGCTTTCATAAACAACAGCGCGATTATATTGCCCATCCGGTTACATTAGAACAGGATTGCCGCCTCGCCCAAATGTTGGGTACTACCCATTTGGAAGTAAATACTCTCCACCACCAAGCGGTTAAAACGCCCGGTAAAGGACTGCGCGTGGTCGGTATTGCGCCGGATGGGGTGGCGGAAGCGTTGGAAACCGAAGATGCCTCGCGCTGGATATTTTCAGTTCAATCCCACCCGGAAGAACTCTGGCGCAAACACTCGTGGGCTTCGGTACTGCTAAGTGAATTTGTAGTGGTCGCAAGGCAACGTGCAGGGAGTTTAGCAGGCTTCTAA
- a CDS encoding Fur family transcriptional regulator codes for MFIAEDICQKLRENGKKVTPQRRLIYKALEGKTTHPTAEDIYNDVRAVIPDISLATVYKTLRELVESRFLLEIQVDGDSSRFDPRTDPHSHLKCIGFKVGTNGEYLPCGRLEDISTTYPTLHVSPEELHGYKLIGNEVMFLGYCPACQNS; via the coding sequence ATGTTCATTGCTGAAGATATCTGTCAAAAATTACGCGAAAATGGAAAGAAAGTTACCCCACAACGCCGCCTGATTTATAAAGCGTTGGAGGGTAAGACTACTCACCCTACTGCTGAGGATATCTATAATGATGTGAGAGCAGTTATTCCAGATATTTCCCTAGCAACTGTCTATAAAACCCTTCGAGAATTGGTCGAGTCTCGTTTCTTGCTTGAGATACAGGTAGATGGGGATAGTAGCCGTTTTGACCCGCGCACCGATCCTCACAGCCATCTTAAATGCATCGGCTTTAAAGTTGGCACAAATGGTGAATATCTGCCTTGTGGTCGGCTCGAAGATATCTCTACCACATATCCCACTCTGCATGTTTCACCCGAAGAATTGCACGGGTATAAGTTAATCGGCAATGAAGTCATGTTTCTAGGATATTGCCCTGCTTGTCAGAACAGCTAA
- a CDS encoding MinD/ParA family ATP-binding protein, translating into MPRTVSVHSFRGGTGKSNLTANLAAILAASGKRVAIVDTDIQSPGVHVIFDLDKNSTNLTLNDYLWGRCRIDECVYDVSAILQDTACPISQQGAIYLVPSSIKTGQITRILSEGYEIGLLNNGLQDIKHRFKLDYLFIDTHPGLNEETLLSIAISDLLVIVLRPDKQDYQGTAVTVEVARKLSVPNMILVVNKALPALDFNSLSQLVSDTFQVPVAAVLPLCEDMVQLGSSAVFSLRFPDHPFSHKLKDIAELLV; encoded by the coding sequence ATGCCAAGAACGGTGTCCGTTCATTCATTTCGAGGCGGTACGGGAAAATCTAATCTGACGGCTAATTTGGCGGCGATTCTTGCAGCATCTGGAAAGCGGGTTGCAATAGTTGATACCGATATTCAATCGCCCGGAGTTCATGTCATTTTCGACTTGGATAAAAATTCTACTAACCTTACTTTAAATGATTACCTGTGGGGTCGTTGCAGGATAGATGAATGTGTTTACGATGTGAGCGCGATCCTTCAAGATACCGCTTGTCCCATTTCACAGCAAGGGGCAATTTACCTTGTGCCATCCAGCATTAAAACCGGACAAATAACCCGTATTCTTAGCGAAGGATATGAGATTGGTTTGTTGAATAATGGGCTTCAGGACATCAAACACCGCTTTAAGCTTGATTATTTATTCATAGATACCCACCCCGGCTTGAATGAAGAAACATTGCTGTCGATTGCAATCTCAGATTTGCTGGTTATTGTCCTTCGTCCCGACAAGCAAGATTATCAGGGAACAGCGGTAACCGTAGAAGTAGCGCGAAAACTGAGCGTACCCAATATGATTTTAGTTGTGAACAAAGCGCTACCAGCCCTTGATTTTAATAGCCTTTCACAACTTGTCAGTGATACTTTTCAGGTTCCGGTAGCAGCGGTATTGCCTTTATGCGAGGATATGGTTCAATTAGGCAGCAGCGCGGTGTTCAGCCTGCGCTTTCCCGATCACCCTTTTAGCCACAAGCTCAAGGATATTGCCGAACTACTGGTCTAA
- a CDS encoding gamma-glutamylcyclotransferase family protein: MVEEYLPFFVYGTLRPRDYNYMIFLQKRTEKEETGFTLEGIELYDLGAYPMVREVQDKNKVVTGDLITVPVDIYPDVLANIDMLEDYMPGREDNHYCREIREVKGADGSSRRAWIYMGDEVYFKNLTPSPVLIEHGDWLLWKQSK, from the coding sequence ATGGTAGAAGAATACCTGCCGTTTTTTGTATATGGTACATTAAGACCGCGCGACTACAACTACATGATTTTTTTGCAAAAGCGCACGGAAAAAGAAGAAACCGGATTTACGCTTGAAGGCATTGAATTATACGACCTCGGCGCATACCCAATGGTACGAGAAGTCCAAGACAAAAACAAAGTTGTTACAGGCGATCTAATAACTGTTCCGGTAGACATTTACCCGGATGTATTGGCAAATATAGATATGTTAGAAGATTACATGCCCGGTCGTGAAGATAATCATTATTGTCGTGAAATTAGAGAAGTAAAAGGAGCGGATGGCTCAAGCCGGAGAGCTTGGATTTACATGGGGGATGAGGTATATTTCAAAAACCTTACACCAAGCCCTGTTCTGATAGAGCATGGTGATTGGCTGCTTTGGAAGCAGAGCAAGTAA
- a CDS encoding GlsB/YeaQ/YmgE family stress response membrane protein has product MGGLILAVILIIIGFAVLSVVMSLAFSLAGWLLIGLIAGFLANYLMKGRTGDLIANLVYGLLGSVLSGFALSVFRLGGLDNNLIGSIVFSTIGAMAVIGLSRLLSSNRPTYPRY; this is encoded by the coding sequence ATGGGCGGTTTAATCCTAGCGGTTATCCTTATTATAATCGGTTTTGCGGTATTATCCGTGGTGATGTCACTGGCATTTTCGCTGGCTGGCTGGCTGCTTATCGGTTTGATCGCCGGATTCTTGGCTAACTACCTGATGAAAGGTAGAACCGGAGATTTAATTGCGAATCTGGTTTATGGTTTACTCGGTTCGGTACTCAGCGGCTTTGCACTTTCGGTGTTCAGGTTGGGTGGACTGGATAATAATCTGATTGGTAGTATAGTTTTCTCAACTATCGGGGCGATGGCGGTAATTGGGCTTTCTCGGCTTCTCAGTTCAAATAGACCGACTTACCCTCGCTATTAA
- a CDS encoding lipocalin-like domain-containing protein — MKTLKYKITLLLVLVMSSLLLAACGDSAPTKEAFPSPSTNAKASEIPVGTPGPVPGTVVKFPEDEAPHNVMTEWWYYTGRLKTADGQQYGVEFVIFQGLRANFPAAYASHFSITDVQSGAFKYDQRISISDSFKAGGTEGFNLKVTAPQKADWTMQGVSGKDNLKAAMDDGSYAIDLTVNDTTGIALHGGGQFSYGPAGASYYYSRPRMSVSGTISVGGTAKQIASGQIWFDKQWGNFLPLAGGWDWFSTQLNDGSEMMFYNLRDKNNSLIQVFGTYVPPCNGACTPNQPRKIYDLETSDLTIKANGEWVSSVTGVKWPSGWTISVKEKPGIPAMTLNYKPVIQNQELDTRKTTAVVYWEGDTDISGTKDGKPIAGSGYVELTGYDIGTTNK, encoded by the coding sequence TGGCGATAGCGCCCCTACTAAAGAAGCCTTCCCAAGCCCTTCCACCAATGCCAAAGCCTCCGAGATTCCGGTCGGCACGCCCGGACCCGTTCCCGGTACGGTGGTAAAGTTTCCCGAAGATGAAGCGCCGCACAATGTGATGACCGAATGGTGGTACTACACCGGGCGGCTCAAAACCGCCGATGGGCAGCAATACGGGGTGGAGTTCGTAATCTTTCAGGGGTTGCGCGCCAATTTCCCGGCGGCTTACGCTTCTCACTTCTCCATAACCGATGTGCAATCCGGCGCATTCAAATATGATCAGCGCATCAGCATTTCAGACTCCTTTAAAGCGGGTGGCACCGAAGGCTTCAACCTTAAAGTTACTGCCCCACAAAAAGCGGATTGGACGATGCAAGGAGTGAGCGGAAAAGACAACCTGAAAGCCGCGATGGATGATGGCAGCTACGCCATAGACCTAACCGTAAATGATACGACCGGAATAGCGTTACACGGTGGGGGGCAATTTTCCTACGGACCGGCAGGCGCATCCTATTACTACTCACGCCCTCGCATGTCGGTGAGCGGCACAATCAGCGTGGGCGGCACAGCCAAGCAAATTGCAAGCGGGCAAATCTGGTTCGATAAGCAGTGGGGTAACTTCCTACCGCTGGCAGGGGGCTGGGATTGGTTTAGCACTCAGCTTAACGATGGCAGCGAGATGATGTTCTATAACCTCCGCGACAAAAACAATAGTCTGATTCAAGTATTTGGAACCTATGTCCCGCCCTGCAACGGCGCATGCACTCCCAACCAGCCGCGCAAAATCTACGACCTTGAAACCAGCGACCTGACCATTAAAGCTAACGGCGAATGGGTAAGCAGCGTGACCGGAGTAAAATGGCCCAGCGGTTGGACAATCAGCGTGAAAGAGAAGCCCGGTATCCCCGCTATGACCCTTAATTACAAGCCGGTAATCCAGAATCAGGAACTTGACACCCGTAAAACTACTGCGGTAGTCTATTGGGAAGGCGACACTGATATAAGCGGTACGAAGGACGGTAAGCCCATTGCCGGTTCTGGCTATGTTGAACTTACCGGCTATGATATAGGCACTACAAATAAGTAA
- a CDS encoding IS4 family transposase, producing the protein MSTQNNNKKNTKTSHSRQTRAIMLERSKRPVPAPTEQEIEQLLNQLIEPAILNLTQHYQSLGLRCRTLTLPVMVCFLISLIWRQLGSVSAAVRELNQYGQLWQPALKVSQQAVSERLRELPASLFESILREVLPEVQKRSQARQRPLPKELQKGLAEFKQIVAVDASSLDALIKKVGLLRETEQTVLGGRMLAMLDLRSQLPTQVWYEEDSYCHEQNWWEQICESLPSGALLLFDLGFMNYGRYAQLSSEGKYFISRVKSRMVHQVLQKLSWREGQREWLIQVKDAARQPLILRQVEIEYAGKWYSYVTNVLELERLSGTQIAELYRQRWRIEDAFKTVKRLLGLAYFYGSSQNAILLQLWTTWLMYSVLIDLSDEVAEELELPLSRISVEMVYLGLGHISRVRARGLEVSVVQYLATNAKLLGIVKRPRPRPKPDLTFPLIS; encoded by the coding sequence ATGAGTACCCAAAATAATAATAAAAAGAATACCAAAACGAGCCATTCACGTCAGACCAGAGCAATAATGTTGGAGCGCTCAAAACGACCCGTCCCCGCCCCAACCGAGCAGGAAATAGAGCAACTGCTCAATCAGTTGATCGAACCAGCAATTCTAAATCTGACGCAGCATTATCAAAGCTTAGGCTTACGTTGCCGTACCCTCACCCTACCAGTAATGGTTTGTTTCCTGATTAGTCTAATCTGGCGACAATTGGGTTCGGTCAGTGCCGCGGTTAGAGAACTTAATCAGTACGGACAACTGTGGCAACCAGCCCTTAAAGTAAGCCAGCAAGCCGTGAGTGAACGTTTGCGAGAGTTGCCCGCTAGTCTATTTGAAAGTATTTTAAGGGAGGTCTTGCCAGAAGTACAAAAACGTAGCCAAGCTCGCCAACGTCCCCTCCCGAAAGAGTTGCAAAAGGGACTGGCTGAGTTCAAACAGATAGTGGCAGTGGACGCTTCCAGTTTGGATGCCTTGATAAAGAAAGTGGGTTTGTTACGGGAAACTGAGCAGACGGTATTAGGTGGGCGAATGTTAGCAATGTTAGACTTGCGTAGTCAATTACCTACCCAAGTATGGTATGAGGAGGATAGTTACTGCCACGAACAGAACTGGTGGGAACAAATTTGTGAAAGCCTGCCCAGTGGAGCTTTACTGCTGTTCGATTTAGGCTTCATGAATTATGGGCGATACGCTCAGTTAAGCTCAGAAGGCAAATACTTTATCAGTCGGGTCAAGAGCAGAATGGTGCATCAAGTTCTCCAGAAGTTAAGCTGGAGAGAGGGGCAGCGTGAATGGCTAATACAAGTGAAAGATGCGGCTAGGCAACCGTTAATATTAAGGCAAGTGGAAATAGAATATGCGGGTAAATGGTACAGTTATGTCACCAATGTGCTGGAGCTAGAGCGGTTAAGTGGCACTCAAATCGCCGAACTATATCGGCAACGCTGGCGGATAGAGGATGCCTTCAAAACGGTAAAACGGTTGCTGGGCTTAGCTTATTTTTATGGCAGTAGCCAAAACGCCATATTATTACAGTTATGGACAACCTGGTTAATGTACAGTGTCTTGATTGATTTGAGTGATGAGGTGGCGGAGGAATTGGAACTGCCTTTGAGCCGAATTTCGGTAGAAATGGTATATCTGGGGCTGGGTCATATAAGCCGTGTGAGGGCTAGAGGGCTAGAAGTTAGTGTGGTTCAGTATTTGGCCACTAATGCCAAACTTTTAGGGATTGTCAAACGTCCAAGACCCAGACCTAAACCTGATTTGACTTTCCCTTTAATTTCTTAA
- a CDS encoding glycosyltransferase family 2 protein codes for MTATIEKIKPTDSSAERPSISVFFPAYNDGGTIASMAISAMLTCRKLTDDYEVIVINDGSKDYTPEILDELSRTYPEHVRIIHHKKNRGYGGALKSGFASATKDLVFYTDGDAQYDPHELELLLEKMTPEVDVVNGFKISRSDPLHRVIIGRVYHLTVKFLFGLKISDTDCDFRLIRRSCFEDIELTSNSGTIALELVKKLQDAGFTFVEVPVHHFHRAYGKSQFFNFPRLWRTAVNLITLWWHLEIKREHKKYQQQRIKERALSGK; via the coding sequence GTGACAGCAACAATAGAAAAGATTAAGCCAACCGATTCTTCGGCTGAACGCCCCAGTATATCGGTGTTTTTCCCTGCATATAATGACGGTGGCACTATTGCCAGCATGGCTATATCCGCAATGCTTACCTGCCGCAAACTGACCGATGATTATGAAGTCATTGTGATTAATGACGGTAGTAAGGATTATACCCCTGAGATTCTCGATGAATTGAGTAGAACCTATCCCGAACATGTGCGTATCATTCATCATAAAAAGAACCGAGGTTATGGTGGCGCGCTAAAGAGCGGTTTCGCTTCTGCCACCAAAGACCTTGTTTTTTATACCGATGGCGACGCTCAATACGACCCTCACGAACTGGAACTGTTGCTCGAAAAGATGACTCCAGAAGTTGATGTTGTCAACGGCTTCAAGATTTCTCGCAGTGACCCCTTGCATCGGGTTATCATTGGACGGGTTTATCACTTGACGGTTAAGTTTCTTTTCGGACTGAAGATTAGCGATACCGATTGTGATTTCCGCCTGATACGGCGCAGTTGTTTTGAAGATATTGAACTGACCAGTAATAGCGGTACAATTGCGCTCGAATTGGTTAAAAAGCTACAAGATGCGGGTTTTACCTTTGTCGAAGTGCCGGTTCACCATTTCCACCGCGCCTACGGTAAAAGCCAATTTTTTAATTTCCCTCGACTGTGGCGAACCGCCGTTAATCTTATAACGCTGTGGTGGCATCTGGAAATTAAGCGTGAGCATAAAAAATATCAACAACAGCGTATAAAAGAGCGTGCATTATCCGGGAAATAA
- a CDS encoding redoxin domain-containing protein has translation MESQNINKTQIKAGEKSPIWIAQSTSGEINLGDYLSNTAILLIFYRADWSDVCSDELPLLEEMIKLSGNIKLKTFGISKDSVASHNAFAHQVGLEQIVLISDPDNSLAASYGLLNADNQCKRATVLIDVEGYVQWVGIEAEINKPRSMTEFEYALNLVRGWSGYTDGIEKWRSERRKAMQIERDTPLASPTKLQVRFWGTRGSIPVSGIDYQRYGGNTSCVSLTSDTGHLFIFDCGSGARELGNYLISDAWLEVSGKEQVDGYIFLSHTHWDHIQGFPFFSPVFKPGNRFNTLGWSSCSQTLMSIMARQMEQIYFPVSLHSLPSELNFFSMKNGTYFLDGAQITGKLLKHPIPSAAYRVELNNRSIVFATDHEPLSLPQPKPNELMGDDIIDVNLLELAHNADILIHDAQFTSAQLANKIGWGHSSPEVAVDTAARAGVKKLVLYHHDPSNDDDTIDLLLELANQRRQAIGFNDLKIVAARDGMTLEL, from the coding sequence ATGGAATCACAAAATATAAATAAAACCCAAATAAAGGCAGGTGAAAAATCACCCATCTGGATAGCGCAGAGTACGTCCGGTGAAATCAATCTAGGTGATTATCTAAGCAATACCGCAATTTTGCTCATTTTCTATCGGGCAGATTGGAGTGACGTTTGCAGCGATGAGTTGCCCTTATTGGAAGAAATGATTAAGCTCAGCGGGAATATAAAACTTAAAACTTTTGGTATAAGTAAAGATAGCGTAGCCTCGCATAATGCTTTTGCCCATCAGGTTGGGTTGGAACAAATCGTTTTAATCAGTGACCCTGACAATAGCTTAGCAGCATCCTACGGTTTGTTAAATGCCGATAACCAATGCAAAAGGGCAACAGTATTAATTGATGTGGAAGGTTATGTGCAATGGGTCGGCATTGAGGCAGAGATTAACAAACCCCGTTCTATGACTGAATTCGAATACGCTTTAAATTTGGTAAGAGGCTGGAGTGGTTATACCGATGGTATTGAGAAATGGCGCAGCGAACGGCGTAAAGCTATGCAAATTGAGCGGGATACGCCCCTTGCTAGCCCTACCAAATTGCAGGTGCGGTTCTGGGGTACGCGCGGTTCTATTCCCGTTTCAGGAATAGATTACCAACGTTATGGCGGTAATACCAGTTGTGTCAGCTTAACCAGCGATACCGGGCATTTATTTATTTTTGATTGCGGTTCTGGCGCGAGAGAACTCGGTAATTATTTAATTTCGGATGCGTGGCTGGAAGTTTCGGGGAAAGAGCAGGTTGATGGCTATATTTTTCTTAGCCATACTCATTGGGATCACATTCAAGGCTTTCCTTTTTTTAGTCCGGTCTTTAAACCGGGAAATCGCTTCAATACGCTTGGCTGGAGCAGTTGTTCGCAAACGCTAATGAGCATAATGGCACGTCAGATGGAGCAAATCTATTTTCCGGTCAGCCTGCACTCTCTACCCTCCGAGCTTAACTTCTTTTCCATGAAAAATGGGACTTATTTTCTGGATGGCGCGCAAATTACCGGAAAGTTGCTCAAACATCCTATACCTAGCGCTGCTTATCGAGTTGAACTTAATAACCGAAGTATTGTTTTCGCCACTGACCATGAGCCGCTAAGTTTGCCTCAACCGAAGCCAAACGAACTAATGGGGGACGATATTATTGACGTTAATTTGTTAGAACTCGCCCACAACGCCGATATATTAATCCATGATGCCCAATTCACCTCTGCCCAGTTAGCCAATAAAATTGGGTGGGGTCATAGCTCGCCCGAAGTAGCAGTCGATACCGCAGCCAGAGCGGGGGTCAAAAAACTGGTTTTGTACCACCATGACCCCTCTAATGATGATGACACTATTGACTTGTTACTAGAGTTGGCTAATCAGCGCAGACAAGCGATAGGCTTTAATGACCTTAAGATTGTGGCTGCCAGAGATGGCATGACGCTGGAGTTATAG